The DNA region ACGGTTATCAATTCAATTATCAGGGTACGTCCGACGTTTCGGGGCCGAATTATCAAGGTACGCAGGCCACGTTTCTGGTCATGCACGATGGCAAGCCGTTCACCGTCATGCGGCCCGAAAAGCGGCAGTACACCGGCACGGTCACGACTGAGGCTGCCATCAACCCCGGTCTGTTCAGGGATCTGTACGTGGGCCTGGGCAATCCGTTGGGAAACAATACCTGGAGCGTGCGTTTCCAGTACAAGCCTTTGGTGCGCTTTATCTGGTTGGGCGGTCTGGTGATGATGCTGGGTGGAATGCTGGCGGTATCGGACCGCCGTTACCGCCGGCCGTTGCGTGTGGACTCCACGGTTGCCACTGCGCCACCGCCCACACCGTCGCCGTCGGCGCCGGTACCTGTGGCGCAGGAGGCCAAGGTGGAGGCGGGCGGATGAAACGTTCGCTGCTGTATCTGCTGCCGATCGTGGTGTTGGCGGGACTGATTGCGTTTTTCTGGCGCGGCCTGTATCTCAATCCACGCATTCTGCCATCCCCGCTGATCGGCAAATCCGTGCCGGTGTTCAGCCTGCCGAAACTACATCATCCCGAGGATCCCATCACCCAGCAGAGCCTGATGGGCCATGTTTCGCTGGTGAACGTATGGGGTACATGGTGCTATGCCTGCCGCGAGGAGCAGCAGACGCTCATGGCCTTCGCGCGACAGAACGTGGTGCCTATCTATGGCTGGGACTACAAGGACGATCGCCAGGCAGCGCTCGCCTGGCTGGCACAACGCGGGGATCCCTATGCTGCCATCGCGTTTGATGCCAGCGGCGATGCGGCCATCAATTGGGGCGTGTATGGTGCACCGGAAACCTTCCTCATAGATGCGCACGGCAT from Gammaproteobacteria bacterium includes:
- a CDS encoding DsbE family thiol:disulfide interchange protein, whose amino-acid sequence is MKRSLLYLLPIVVLAGLIAFFWRGLYLNPRILPSPLIGKSVPVFSLPKLHHPEDPITQQSLMGHVSLVNVWGTWCYACREEQQTLMAFARQNVVPIYGWDYKDDRQAALAWLAQRGDPYAAIAFDASGDAAINWGVYGAPETFLIDAHGIIRYKYIGPLTPEVIQKDLLPRIQALRREGT